From Quercus lobata isolate SW786 chromosome 1, ValleyOak3.0 Primary Assembly, whole genome shotgun sequence, one genomic window encodes:
- the LOC115990336 gene encoding universal stress protein A-like protein: MGSEKKKVMVAIDESECSRYALQWTLDNLSQTIDDNSQLVLFTVQPISECTYAYASSFGAAPPELIRSIQENQNKIASALLEKAKQICANNGIVAETVTEVGDPKVAIYEAVEKLNIQLLVLGSHGRGAIKRAFLGSVSNYCVHNVKCPVLVVRKPDY, translated from the exons ATGGGCAGTGAGAAGAAGAAGGTGATGGTAGCAATAGACGAGAGCGAGTGCAGCCGGTACGCGCTCCAGTGGACTCTCGACAATCTTAGTCAAACCATAGACGACAACTCACAACTTGTACTCTTTACTGTACAGCCCATTTCTGAATGCACTTATGCTTATGCTTCCTCTTTTGGTGCTGCCc CTCCGGAATTGATTAGGTCTATTCAAGAAAATCAGAATAAGATTGCATCGGCTCTCTTAGAGAAAGCTAAGCAAATCTGCGCCAACAACGGG ATTGTTGCAGAAACGGTGACAGAAGTTGGGGATCCTAAAGTGGCAATATATGAAGCTGTGGAGAAGCTCAACATTCAATTACTTGTATTGGGCAGCCATGGCCGTGGAGCTATAAAAAG GGCTTTTCTGGGAAGCGTGAGCAATTACTGTGTTCATAACGTCAAATGCCCTGTTCTGGTCGTGAGAAAGCCAGATTACTGA